The genomic stretch GCCATAGTATTTTAACAGCCAGTAGCTACAGTTACAAAGATATATTAATAAAGACGTTGGTAGATAAATACCTTTTATCTGTCGagtattaaatgaaaaatctaGGATTAATCTGGATTAAATAATTGATTGAAATAGAAACTTAAAACTGAAACTTTCATAGAGTTTATTACATCGATTTGAAtataaaaaacttaaaattggTGGAAACTGTTCAACCATCTTTTATTAGCTTGGATAAAACTTCCAAAAAATTGAGATCAAACCACATGTATTAGAAAAAAATTTACATGGCTGATAGCTACATACTTTAATGGTTATCATTTAAATTAATGCAGCCAGTTTTAAATTGTCTGAGCACtaacaacttaaaaaaaaaaatgaaatcataaCACTGTTAATTATGATGTAAGATGTTAAGATTGTATTCTGTATAACATATAGTCGCCGTCTAGTTTTGTTCTGTAGAATAATGTTCCTGACAGTAAGGTTCAGGTATGTCTCGGCCCAGTTCTACCAGTCTGTTTACTTTCGTCTCGTCTCCGTCTGCCCCATAAAATCATCACCAGTCAGCGCTGCAcgagtgtttgtttttatctccaCCTCTCACCGGCTTGTGATCACGTGGCGGAGCATGAAACGATAAATCCCAAAATTTCCAAAAGGGAAAAATGTCGAGAAAACATTATAACCGatcgcttttttttttccccctccgtTTGTTTCCACAGCAGTCCCCCGAGTACCCGAACTACCAATACTTATGCAAGCTCTGTTCTGTGCACATTGAGAACATCCAaggagcacacaaacacatcaaggAGAAGAGACACAAGAAGAACATAATGGTTTGTATTCTCACTCATCCTTTAATCATTCTTGTTTTagggattattattttttcttaagaTCTTTCTCTTGTGTCAGGAAAAACAGGAGGAGAACGAACTGCGTGCCCTGCCGCCCCCCTCCCCCGCCCAGCTGAGGGCCGTGGATGCCGCCGTCCTGGAAACAGCCAGAGAGCACGGGATCTCAGAGGAGGACTTCGAAATCCGGAAGGCCATGGTCGTCAGGATGGAGGAGATCATAAAGAAGCACCTCTCAGGTTCATCTATGACGCCTCTCAGCCTGGTCTAGATTTCACCAGCAAGTCGTTTAGAAAGAGGAAACGCcttgaaaaacatttcatgtcCCGcttaagtgattttaaaaaaacgtCTTTTCTTTGGTTTTTACAGCCTGTTCTCTCCGTCTCTATGGTTCCTGTCTTACCCGATTTGCCTTCAAGACGAGTGACATCAACATCGATGTCACCTACCCTTCCTCAGTAAGTCTGCTCCATGTCCCAACGGAGGGAAACCTGCATCCTGCACGTTCAAGCTCatacaaaatgttatttatatacgCATTTCATCTTTTTAGACACTGAAAAATTGTACCCTGCAGATGTACTTATGTTGCATAtttttataatcttttttttctttgaaatagtatttttatttatagtacatttatatatttattttctaatttgtttacttttattcCAATTAGCATTGCAGGCTAGCCTTTTTAGCTCATTCTCAACAGTATGTCTGCATTTCACTGGACACGTTGTTTGAGAgtttgacaaataaaacctttaCATTTTGAATCTCAAATAATATCAAGTCACAGCATAATGCGGTTATGTGTCAAGGAAGTTACAGTGTGTAAATCAACAGTTACATTCGGGTCTTATAGTTTCACTTCCTCTCATTTTTGTCTGTTCAGATGACACAACCTGAGGTCTTGATTCAAGTGCTGGAAATCCTCAAGAACAGCCGTAAGTCACACCTTGACTTGTATGATTTAAGAACGATTTAAGttgtataaatatgtttttgtctgtagTCGGATTTAATCAGTTTCTccgtctttctttctttcgCAGCTGAATTCTCCGAGGTTGAGTCAGACTTTCACGCCAAAGTTCCTGCCGTTTTCTGTCGGGATGTCAGCAAGTGAGTGtcgatttttgttttgtcacttCATGTTCTTGACTCGTCACGGAGCGGCCCTTGATGTGGCGTGCCGGTAGATTTGCATGTTTCACCGtgaaaaacaggaagttgtCGTACCTCCGCTGGACCTTGTCCAATCACCCCCGCGTTTCACACGCTCGACTGGAGTCCAGACCTGAACACGTGTACAGTTTATTTTGATGTTATGAAAGCTACTTGTGGTCCCTTTTTGGGTTATCTCATCTCAGTCAGCTAAATTTGatgatttcatttttgtgtgCTCATGTAACAGCACTTTTTTGACCATTGACCTTTGATACAAGCACTTCCAGCAATTTGCATGTAGAAAGAGAATCTAAAACCGAACACttcatatgtatgtttttgattttattcttCAATGTActgcttctttaaatacattgAGATATTGCAGCAAGATTTCAACTGGTGGAGGTTTaatcttcctgctcctctgttcCTCTGCAGTGGCTTGATGTGCAAAGTGAGTGCAGGCAATGATGTTGCTTGTCTCACCACCAATCACCTGGCAGCCCTGGCTAAACTGGAGCCCAGATTGGTCCCCCTTGTACTGGCCTTCCGCTACTGGGCAAGGGTAAGGTCGGGACCTACGCAGCCTCCACTGGGCTTTAATGTGTATGAGAATGTGTTAAAGATGCTCATTGGTTTACATTTTCCTGTTCATATCAGCAAATACAGACACCTGAGAATAAGAGCAAGTGCATCTGCATTtactttaaaggtgcaatatacgacatttcagtgtaagtgatgggggccccactagatgtcgcactataGCAGCAGCATCTCAGActgaaacaaatgtgtgtgatgttgaCTTAATAGAGtttgggaggaaaaaagaaagtggCGCCTGAGCTGACAGCtcacgaaactcagatcaaactgtcaaactaggcagttgCCTGTTTCTCGCCTCAAATGTtgtcagaaacatattttagcgTAGcctactgtttagctgtaatatgataAAGTTTGTGACCCGGCTGCCATGTTGAAAACGGATGCGAGGAGGACACGGAGGGACTTAAATGCACTAACTGGCTATCCAAACAAAGAATACGGcgggagtgtgacttcattctctgctcaggtcTCCATTACTCCACTGtgtctttacatagcaaatagttgttttgcTGCTATATTAACATTCTAAATCAGGCTGAATGTCGTATATCGCACTTCTATTGAgtggttttaaaatgaaaggttgtgtttgtttttgtctgttgctAATTTGACAATCATGTTAAATGACACACATGTACAATGTCAGTcctaaagctaagctagctagcaagctaaataatacacatgaaaataaaaggtatgagacatgattttttttttgtcccttttCACTATTACCAAacacttatttttcttttgcctgagttagtttttaaaaataaagcacacacaatatatatgtaaaaaaaaaaaaaaatgctgaaaataagTCAAGTCACCCTTGGACCCTTGATTCAGATAAGGGAAAAACTTTTAATAAAAGCTGTAGTAACAATATTTAGCATATAATGAGTGAAGATCTGATAATAGAACcaattaagtacatttttagtTGAGATTCTGCCTAAAAAGCAAACGAACTGAACATAATCTCTTCCTCGTTGGTTTAACCCCCACAGCTGTGTCACATCGACTGCCAGGCTGAAGGCGGCATCCCCTCGTACTCCTTCGCCCTCATGGTCATCTTCTtcctgcagcagaggaaagagcCCATCCTCCCCGTCTACCTGGGCAGCTGGGTAGGTAAAGCGTTAACGTCGCCACCGAGTCGacaaataactttttttttaacattttgcctCTCCTCATATCCACTGACCTCTGAAAACGACCCACCTGAACATATAACGACTCCTAGAAACGActgcatataaaacaaatagTCTTGAAGCTTTGTAAGCAGGCAGTAATGCAATAACAAACCTTTTTTATTGGAAAGGAAACTCAGAATAGAAAGTCTCTCTTTGGATATAAAGCTCAGAAAACAATATTACTAGTGTAAGTCATGTGGACAGCGTGTGCCCATTTAATGTAATCCTAAAATGACCCACATTCCTCGTCTGTGCCTTGTTTTGTTCTGTGAGAAAGGCTTCCACTCTGCTCAGGTCTGTGTGTTGGGAAACATGGGCTGAACACAAGATGTTGGTGTAAAACTGTCTGATGAACACTTATTGGATGCAGCTGCAAGTCATTAATTTCTTTAAGATATAAAATGCATATTCTTAGTTACTTAAAGATATGAAGCTGATAGCAAACCAACAGGAAGAAGGAGCTTTACAACCAGGAAGAAGTCCTCTATAAGTGTAGGTGCCAACAGTTGTTTCACGTGGTTTTTGTCCTTGAGATATACTTTAATTTCTTCAAACCCTCAGGCTGCTTGTATCACTATGAGCCCAGGATACAGCAGAGTGTGTCAGGTTGTAATGACGGTACCTGGGTGAGCGATGTGGCTAACCGCTGTGCTGATTAAACCAGGTGCGGGACAACATCTGTCCCCGGTCGATGATGCATACGCTGAACAGAATCTGCTTCCCGGTTCAGGGTCTGAAGTCCACATTACAAGATTTTATAACAGACAGATAAGGCCTGCCCCATTTCTACATCCCATTATCCACAACGTTATCCATTTTAAAGGCTTTACTTGAATTTGGAGGAGACAACTGGCATGTCCTTTGCATCCCAAAACATCCCACAATCCACAATCATCCACTTGTATATTCAGGACGCACCATTTGACCACATTATAacaacagttattttcattttttatccGTCAGTTAGATCGTTTTGctataaaatgtctaaaaattgAGTTAAAGGTCCTAGATTCCAAGTTGACATCCAGATGTCTTTTGTCCGACCAGTGGTccaaaaatattctgtaaaCAATGTTATgaaaccaagaaaagcagcaaaattcTCCCACTCGCACTCTGTCGGCTGTTTGAATAGAATTTCTTGGTTCAGGGAATGTGACAAGGAAGGGAGTTCATGCAAGAGTTTacttaaaacaaaagtaattTATTGAAAGTAAAGTCaactcaaacaaacaatagGATTTGCAGCTTAGCATCATCAGCAGTGAAAGCAGTGCGTGGAGGTGTGGCGTATGTGCTGTGTAGGGGTTAAGGTCAGGACGCAGCGTCTTCTGTCACTTAACACCTTCTGTCACCAGATTACTACAGCGTACGTAAACGTGTTCCCCGATTACCCGCGTAACCTGTTTACTCGCATTGCACGTAAACGCGCCGAGTGAGTCTAGAGGATTTCATACGAGGAGCAGCAGGTTCAGCCTGTTTGTCAACTCCTCCACCCAGCATGTGTCTGcacaaaaaggaaaagtgaTCTCAAACCCTGTAGTATGATAGTTATTGGAATTATAAACTATTGTGCAAAGACTCACCACTGTAAAAGTCACAGCACAGGAACACACAGGTCGTAAACGAGTCTTAAAGTCACCAGCAACAACATGACGATACAGCGCAGAAACCCTTACCGCTAAGTTTTCTCTGAGTTTGGTTccatttttgtcctttttccaGATCGAAGGCTTTGACTTGAAACGCGTGGACGAGTATCACCTGACCGGAATCACGGCGGACATGTTTGTCCGGTGGGAGCACAGACCTCCGAGCTCCAACGACGGACGAGGGGAGAATCGGAACGAGGCCAGAGGGGAAGGCAGACCCAAACCAGAGCAGAACAAATCTGACGACGCTCACTATTCAGAGGGCTTGGTGAGTCCGGCTGTAACTCAGATTTAAAATCATACGTGTTAATATAAAGTTTCTCTTTGATTTTCTTTGCCAGCTTTAAACTATTTCCTTGTTACTTTCTCTTAAAGAGCCGCCTGACCTTGGATCTGGATAAAAGTGTGTCGCTGGGCCAGCTGTGGTTGGAGCTCCTGCGTTTCTACACACTGGAGTTCGCTCTGGAAGAATTCATCATCAGCATCCGCTTAAAGGAGCTCCTCTCTAGGGAAGTGAAGAACTGGCCTCGTCGCAGACTCGCTATCGAAGGTAAGCGACGAGCACGTTGGTCATACATGTCCGGGTAACTGCTAGAAACTGACTCTCggtgtctttcttttctttttcaaagatCCTTTTGCCTTGAAGAGGAACGTTGCACGAAGCTTGAACAGCCAAATGGTGTTCGAGTACATCCAGGAGCGTTTCCGCACAGCCTATAAATACTTCGCCTGCCCTCAGAGAAAAGGCACGGGGGGGCGTCAGAGAAGCAAGAAGGCTGGCAAGCAAGGCGCCAAGTTGGACGGAGTAGAGAAGAAGGAGGCCGCATGTGAGAACAAGGAAGAGAACGACgggaaaggggaaaaaaggcgAAGCGGGCTCAAGAGGTCAAAGGATGACGAAGAACCTGAGAGCGACGACGAAGATGGTTCGGATCCGTCCAGAGAGAAGGATGATGAGGAGATGTTAGACGCCAGCCTCATGGACCTGGTCCTCAGTGAGGAGAACAGACCCGCTGAGCGGCCGGCGAGCGCTTCCCTCTCCCCCAACGGCCTGCTGGACAGTGACAAGGAGGGGGAGgacgaggacgaggaggagaacGGCGTTTCGGACAAAGAGGGGATTGTGGCATCTGAGGATCTGCACTATGTgtttgataagatgattttcaCTGGCGGGAAGGTAATAATGAGCCACATTCACcctttttatacattattttaatgaaatcaGCAGCATAGAATCAAGAGTAGAGTTACAACAATTAATCGACTGGTTGATCAACAGAGAATTAAATAGATCAATCGTTTTAGTctatttttaagcaaaaataccaaacatttgctaatttcagtttctcatatgtgaatatttgttgcttttcttcgTCATACTTtagagtaaactgaatatctttgggctttggcggagaaaaaaaatacatttgaagacGTCGCCCTGGGCAGTGGGAAATATAGCAGTAATGTTTCaatatttaatgaaattttATAGATAAACTGAGAAAAtgatctgcagattaatcgatgGTAGGGCCGCCCCCGACCAAAGATTGTCCTAGTAGACTAGTAGTCGTTAGTTCAAGCTGTTAGTCGACTAGTCGTTGCACATTTATggtattaattaaattatttaaatatttgtttttggggggggcatcagaaaatggtttgaGTTTCAGGGCTGAGAAATAATGTTATAACTAACGTTGTTAACATTGTGCTACGtcacagagaaatacaaaactgtgataatgagcctttaaaatttacattttacaacgGTACACATGCTTCTGACGTTAGCATTGCCTGTTAACAACAGTGCTAACGGCAAAAGCGGTAAAGTTAATGATTCTGAATAGGTGGGAACAACCAGCAAGGAGACTGAGTCATCAGTCCCGTGGGTCAGGTAGTTCTGTTAAGTCCCGTCTCTCATTTTAGGCGGCGGGAAAGTGCCAAAACTAAGCGATATTTCCAGAGGAATCAGTGCTTCTGTTATCACAGCGGACCaagtcactgactgagtgataaAGTTATGCCATTGTTCGGCCGGGTGACGCTACTTTTCACCGCTAGCTGTATCCGtcgtttcaaattaaaagccctcaaACGTTTCATGCACTTTCCAGCCAGATACTAGGTTTTGAGTttcagggttgtttttttttctcctgcgACTAACCGACCAATGAAAACTTGGCCGACGAATCGACTAACAGCTGGTGGACTATTAGCGGGCAGCCCTAGTGAACAGTCGTGTCTAACCCAGGGATATAATTTCGTTCCAGCCTCCGACTGTCGTTTGCAGTATCTGCAAACGAGATGGTCACCTGAAGGACGAGTGTCCCGAAGACTTTAAGAAGATTGAGCTGAAGCCTCTGCCTCCCATGAACGACCGCTTCCGAGATATCCTCGACGGGCTCTGCAAGCTgtgctactgtatgtgttcactgatttatttagttttttttttaaatatacctGTTCCAGATAAGTGAATCAGttttaaataatcaatattaCGTGATTGACTTTCTGCTCTGTTGCTTGTAGATGAATTGTCACCTACACATGCTGAGCAGCAGAAGAGGGAGCAGATCCTCGCCAGCCTGGAGAGGTTCATAAGGAAGGAGTACAACGGTGAGCGTTAACATGAACTATCTGTCTTCCTCCAATGAAGAGAAAACTCTTAAGTctttaatgtttatttcatgtttttaccaCGTTTTGGCCACAAACCTGCCTGTTTTCTCCCTTCCTGCTGTGTTAATTAGCTGTTTACTGTTAATTCAAACCTAAAGCTTGCTTTgcatgtttcaaattaaaagcctttGAACAGTTTATGAGACACAGTGTCTTCCCtgcagggctttttttttttttgtgaaatgtgcgGAAATTGTTGAGGTTTTTATTAAGAAGAAGAACAGCAAAGTAGAATCAATCAGAGTAGGAAGTGGCTATTTGTACGGATTCCTTCATGTCAATAGTTTGTTTATTGCTTGTACGGAATTAATTTGCATGCGCATCGGTATTGATTGTTCAAGATCACTTGATCAAATTTAACGTTTGTGCTTGCAGGTGATACGCCGATCCCTCCCAtgaggtttaggcacaaaaaccactcgGTTAGGgttaaaatgtggaaaaaatgttcCGTTTAATGGCGCTAAAATGCCCGATATGACGGTAAAAAATGTCCAGTTTGTGGTAGATACAGCAATAAATTCTGGAAACCCATTCCGCACCAATAAAACAACTACTATTGGCACAGAAAACCAGTCCGGACCAACAGCCTGTGGATTACTGGCACAGACTACCGTTCAGTGTCAATAGTCAGTAAATTATGACACCGGTTTCGTAGCCGGTGCTTTTCTTTTAATGAGAAAGACAGCAGAGTGGTGAGTGTGACATgactgtgctgctgttgttgttttatctgttcAGAGAGACAGAACATGAAAAGGCAgtttttatttgaggatttcTGATAATGATACAGAATATGTGTTACATTTGCACAGTAAGGagcttttcttccttttttgtctGAATCCGCAGATAAAGCTCAGCTGTGCTTGTTCGGCTCCTCCAAGAACGGCTTCGGTTTCCGCGACAGCGACCTTGACATCTGCATGACTCTGGAGGGTCACGAGACTGCAGAGGTAGgcagactgaaaacacacacacacacacacacacagccatttGATACAGCTGACACTTCCTCACCGGGATTAGAGATGTGACCCTTCTTTTCATCCAAATCTTATTTTGAAatcaacagaaactgaactgcaAGGAGATCATCGAAGGTCTCTCCAAAGTATTAAAGAAGCATACAGGTGAATTAACATTTTACTAATTATCTCTATATAAGTCATTTATAGACATCAGTATAAGACATTTGTGTGTATCAAGGACTCACCCCGACTGGATCTCTCATTCTCCAACATCACAGGTCTGAGGAACATCTTGCCTATCACAACAGCTAAAGTGCCTATTGTGAAGTTCGAACACAGACAGAGTGGTTTAGAGGGAGACATCAGCCTCTATAACACCCTGGTGAGCGACGAGACCCTCTTACCAGAACCCGCCTTCAGTTTATCTGCTATGTAAACTGTTTAGAGACACGACAAGTGCTCGGTGAATTATTATATTGGACTGATATTTCTCTGCAGGCTCAACACAACACCAGAATGCTGGCGACGTACGCAGCCCTGGACCCACGCGTGCAGTTCCTGGGATACACCATGAAGGTCTTTGCAAAGGTAGGTGACAGTTTACAAACCGATAACTTGTTTTTGGTCAATTCAGCTTTGGCATTCAAGAGCTCTGGCTGAAAATATCCAATAACTATTCTGACATCCAGAAAAATTAATGTCATTTAGACACCTGGAACATGTTGTACCAACTATTCAGAGATCCATCTGTAAGTTTTTGCCAAGTTCCTAGCAAATACTAGCAAGTTTCAAACTTGTTTACTGTATTTAGTTATCCTCATTAAAACCCAGCTTTTATAATAGCAGTGTATGAGtttgacagtgtgtaatgtgtcgGTCGTGGGTTGTTGTGATGAAGCTATAGAAAATTATCAGCCACCCTacagctcccctcagctttatggagctttatagtgaatttcagctcattttttatctgtctggctgcaactttactgttctggttcactctcagcgctctcatagtgtcattttgggccgcagcaggcagctgttttcagagaagaagctctaaaaagccactgtacacaacctgctcagcaccaaacggcaaacacacacagttagctgtagactagctggtgaacacagtggagcatttagcagctaaagagccagatatttccctcaggagttggtggagaccaaaaacagagctaaaagagagtgaatattggactaacgttcaccaggtggacagaaacacgactccaaatgaatgataatgttttaatgttaatgttcactacttgtttccgCTTAAAACAAATGGACAATAAAACAGTTAATGCAGGCTTACAATAAAACCTGGTGCAGTTATTCATAATAACATTTGCTGTGTGACTGACTTGCCTCTGTGCTCACAGCGCTGTGACATCGGCGACGCGTCCAGAGGAAGTCTGTCGTCTTACGCTTACATCCTGATGGTGCTTTACTTCCTGCAGCAGAGGCAGCCACCAGTCATTCCCGTCCTGCAGGAGGTAACCATTACCGATTAACAACCAAACCCTTTAAACTCAGAAAGAAATGAGTCACACCTAAA from Thunnus albacares chromosome 9, fThuAlb1.1, whole genome shotgun sequence encodes the following:
- the tut4 gene encoding terminal uridylyltransferase 4 isoform X1 — protein: MDGSRSPVKSVKQSQPRGAKASSNDKSNKEAPAQREGAKSAGRSKENPTAAKDEHNIGGQGSRGQGRTSADTPDKRRGRPSRLTRLSGRTSSGERSKGKVAGPQQQQQQQQQQQLAAQAPDSRASLSADSSPSAYRETSSPVAPGTPEKGLAEQEKSSAVTPAKEKSHVGVKAAALMHQSIEGRTEVRPIVEEGPLTEQQLGLRQAEERLYRDYIHRLLKQSPEYPNYQYLCKLCSVHIENIQGAHKHIKEKRHKKNIMEKQEENELRALPPPSPAQLRAVDAAVLETAREHGISEEDFEIRKAMVVRMEEIIKKHLSACSLRLYGSCLTRFAFKTSDINIDVTYPSSMTQPEVLIQVLEILKNSPEFSEVESDFHAKVPAVFCRDVSNGLMCKVSAGNDVACLTTNHLAALAKLEPRLVPLVLAFRYWARLCHIDCQAEGGIPSYSFALMVIFFLQQRKEPILPVYLGSWIEGFDLKRVDEYHLTGITADMFVRWEHRPPSSNDGRGENRNEARGEGRPKPEQNKSDDAHYSEGLSRLTLDLDKSVSLGQLWLELLRFYTLEFALEEFIISIRLKELLSREVKNWPRRRLAIEDPFALKRNVARSLNSQMVFEYIQERFRTAYKYFACPQRKGTGGRQRSKKAGKQGAKLDGVEKKEAACENKEENDGKGEKRRSGLKRSKDDEEPESDDEDGSDPSREKDDEEMLDASLMDLVLSEENRPAERPASASLSPNGLLDSDKEGEDEDEEENGVSDKEGIVASEDLHYVFDKMIFTGGKPPTVVCSICKRDGHLKDECPEDFKKIELKPLPPMNDRFRDILDGLCKLCYYELSPTHAEQQKREQILASLERFIRKEYNDKAQLCLFGSSKNGFGFRDSDLDICMTLEGHETAEKLNCKEIIEGLSKVLKKHTGLRNILPITTAKVPIVKFEHRQSGLEGDISLYNTLAQHNTRMLATYAALDPRVQFLGYTMKVFAKRCDIGDASRGSLSSYAYILMVLYFLQQRQPPVIPVLQEIFDGNTVPQRMVDGWNAFFFDDLEDLRRRLSELQPNTESVGELWLGLLRFYTEEFDFKEHVISIRQRKRLTTFEKQWTSKCIAIEDPFDLNHNLGAGVSRKMTNFIMKAFINGRKLFGTPFYPVPSTEVDYFFDSKVLTDGELAPNDRCCRICGKIGHYMKDCPKRRRMKKKENDKDEDVKDEEREPKDRRCFQCGDMGHVRRDCPEYRHLKQRVTGAPVHMVRTMVSSQSIPIPQAAADCPGRTRLPSECSDSRQTPPYSPQPTSVPQSSSQSSSSPQPSHGKTSSAGPPKQPVHPQVPLSLFSFPTSHPGQYHPGALTTLGLLPSHQHQSQGQPHHPVHIPSTSWPIHGPVLTTSSPTAPSPPGLKFALRSASGNGSPTGSGGNPSPMNLNDPSIIFAQPAGRQLGIGGPGREGHWHNHMAQAGSLMGNGTVVKSDSGHPTQFVGVNQGHRLWEHNKTPQYTLSPSWPYRMPQNFIQQGNGGYQPSKPYVAQGSVVHPNPNFPLVPHVRHQVNLNFIQQKK
- the tut4 gene encoding terminal uridylyltransferase 4 isoform X3, which translates into the protein MDGSRSPVKSVKQSQPRGAKASSNDKSNKEAPAQREGAKSAGRSKENPTAAKDEHNIGGQGSRGQGRTSADTPDKRRGRPSRLTRLSGRTSSGERSKGKVAGPQQQQQQQQQQQLAAQAPDSRASLSADSSPSAYRETSSPVAPGTPEKGLAEQEKSSAVTPAKEKSHVGVKAAALMHQSIEGRTEVRPIVEEGPLTEQQLGLRQAEERLYRDYIHRLLKQSPEYPNYQYLCKLCSVHIENIQGAHKHIKEKRHKKNIMEKQEENELRALPPPSPAQLRAVDAAVLETAREHGISEEDFEIRKAMVVRMEEIIKKHLSACSLRLYGSCLTRFAFKTSDINIDVTYPSSMTQPEVLIQVLEILKNSPEFSEVESDFHAKVPAVFCRDVSNGLMCKVSAGNDVACLTTNHLAALAKLEPRLVPLVLAFRYWARLCHIDCQAEGGIPSYSFALMVIFFLQQRKEPILPVYLGSWIEGFDLKRVDEYHLTGITADMFVRWEHRPPSSNDGRGENRNEARGEGRPKPEQNKSDDAHYSEGLSRLTLDLDKSVSLGQLWLELLRFYTLEFALEEFIISIRLKELLSREVKNWPRRRLAIEDPFALKRNVARSLNSQMVFEYIQERFRTAYKYFACPQRKGTGGRQRSKKAGKQGAKLDGVEKKEAACENKEENDGKGEKRRSGLKRSKDDEEPESDDEDGSDPSREKDDEEMLDASLMDLVLSEENRPAERPASASLSPNGLLDSDKEGEDEDEEENGVSDKEGIVASEDLHYVFDKMIFTGGKPPTVVCSICKRDGHLKDECPEDFKKIELKPLPPMNDRFRDILDGLCKLCYYELSPTHAEQQKREQILASLERFIRKEYNDKAQLCLFGSSKNGFGFRDSDLDICMTLEGHETAEKLNCKEIIEGLSKVLKKHTGLRNILPITTAKVPIVKFEHRQSGLEGDISLYNTLAQHNTRMLATYAALDPRVQFLGYTMKVFAKRCDIGDASRGSLSSYAYILMVLYFLQQRQPPVIPVLQEIFDGNTVPQRMVDGWNAFFFDDLEDLRRRLSELQPNTESVGELWLGLLRFYTEEFDFKEHVISIRQRKRLTTFEKQWTSKCIAIEDPFDLNHNLGAGVSRKMTNFIMKAFINGRKLFGTPFYPVPSTEVDYFFDSKVLTDGELAPNDRCCRICGKIGHYMKDCPKRRRMKKKENDKDEDVKDEEREPKDRRCFQCGDMGHVRRDCPEYRHLKQRVTGAPVHMVRTMVSSQSIPIPQAAADCPGRTRLPSECSDSRQTPPYSPQPTSVPQSSSQSSSSPQPSHGKTSSAGPPKQPVHPQVPLSLFSFPTSHPGQYHPGALTTLGLLPSHQHQSQDSGHPTQFVGVNQGHRLWEHNKTPQYTLSPSWPYRMPQNFIQQGNGGYQPSKPYVAQGSVVHPNPNFPLVPHVRHQVNLNFIQQKK
- the tut4 gene encoding terminal uridylyltransferase 4 isoform X2, whose protein sequence is MDGSRSPVKSVKQSQPRGAKASSNDKSNKEAPAQREGAKSAGRSKENPTAAKDEHNIGGQGSRGQGRTSADTPDKRRGRPSRLTRLSGRTSSGERSKGKVAGPQQQQQQQQQQQLAAQAPDSRASLSADSSPSAYRETSSPVAPGTPEKGLAEQEKSSAVTPAKEKSHGVKAAALMHQSIEGRTEVRPIVEEGPLTEQQLGLRQAEERLYRDYIHRLLKQSPEYPNYQYLCKLCSVHIENIQGAHKHIKEKRHKKNIMEKQEENELRALPPPSPAQLRAVDAAVLETAREHGISEEDFEIRKAMVVRMEEIIKKHLSACSLRLYGSCLTRFAFKTSDINIDVTYPSSMTQPEVLIQVLEILKNSPEFSEVESDFHAKVPAVFCRDVSNGLMCKVSAGNDVACLTTNHLAALAKLEPRLVPLVLAFRYWARLCHIDCQAEGGIPSYSFALMVIFFLQQRKEPILPVYLGSWIEGFDLKRVDEYHLTGITADMFVRWEHRPPSSNDGRGENRNEARGEGRPKPEQNKSDDAHYSEGLSRLTLDLDKSVSLGQLWLELLRFYTLEFALEEFIISIRLKELLSREVKNWPRRRLAIEDPFALKRNVARSLNSQMVFEYIQERFRTAYKYFACPQRKGTGGRQRSKKAGKQGAKLDGVEKKEAACENKEENDGKGEKRRSGLKRSKDDEEPESDDEDGSDPSREKDDEEMLDASLMDLVLSEENRPAERPASASLSPNGLLDSDKEGEDEDEEENGVSDKEGIVASEDLHYVFDKMIFTGGKPPTVVCSICKRDGHLKDECPEDFKKIELKPLPPMNDRFRDILDGLCKLCYYELSPTHAEQQKREQILASLERFIRKEYNDKAQLCLFGSSKNGFGFRDSDLDICMTLEGHETAEKLNCKEIIEGLSKVLKKHTGLRNILPITTAKVPIVKFEHRQSGLEGDISLYNTLAQHNTRMLATYAALDPRVQFLGYTMKVFAKRCDIGDASRGSLSSYAYILMVLYFLQQRQPPVIPVLQEIFDGNTVPQRMVDGWNAFFFDDLEDLRRRLSELQPNTESVGELWLGLLRFYTEEFDFKEHVISIRQRKRLTTFEKQWTSKCIAIEDPFDLNHNLGAGVSRKMTNFIMKAFINGRKLFGTPFYPVPSTEVDYFFDSKVLTDGELAPNDRCCRICGKIGHYMKDCPKRRRMKKKENDKDEDVKDEEREPKDRRCFQCGDMGHVRRDCPEYRHLKQRVTGAPVHMVRTMVSSQSIPIPQAAADCPGRTRLPSECSDSRQTPPYSPQPTSVPQSSSQSSSSPQPSHGKTSSAGPPKQPVHPQVPLSLFSFPTSHPGQYHPGALTTLGLLPSHQHQSQGQPHHPVHIPSTSWPIHGPVLTTSSPTAPSPPGLKFALRSASGNGSPTGSGGNPSPMNLNDPSIIFAQPAGRQLGIGGPGREGHWHNHMAQAGSLMGNGTVVKSDSGHPTQFVGVNQGHRLWEHNKTPQYTLSPSWPYRMPQNFIQQGNGGYQPSKPYVAQGSVVHPNPNFPLVPHVRHQVNLNFIQQKK